In Gammaproteobacteria bacterium, the DNA window GCGAAGGTTGAGTTGGACAAGGTCCTTGCGCTGCAGCCCAATGAACCTTCGGCGACCCGCAACTTGGCCAAGGTCGAAGCGCAACGGGGTCATCTTGATCAGAGTAAAACGCTTTTGCGGTCCCTGCTGAAAGAACAGCCTGGCGACGAGGAAGCAGCGTTGTTGCTCGCCGAGATTGAGACCCGCCTCGGAAATCCGGAGGCCAGTCTCGTGGCGCTGGAGCAGGCGCTGGAAAATAATCCGAGCGCGCTGGTGGTGCGCGCCAAGCTTGCGCAAGAGTATTTTCGCGCCGGTCGCCCAGCGGAGGTGCTGAGGTTAACAAAGGATTTGACCCACGCGCAGTTCCAGGCTCAGCCGGTGCTGCTGGAGCTTCAGGGCAAGTCACAAATGCAGTCCGGTGATTCGGTTTCCGCTAAGCACTCTTTTGAGCGCTGGGCCGCAGCGGCGCCGGACTCAGTAGAGGCGCACTTTCTGTATGGCGACAGTCTGGCGCGCAGTGGCCAAACTGAAAAAGCGGGTGAGGAGCTCAGGCGCGCGCTGCAGATCAATCGGAGCTATCTACCCGCGCGAGTCGGCGAAATCAAGCTGTTGGTCCATGAAAATCAACTGGAGCAGGCGAAAACAGCGCTTGGCGCGTTGCGCAAGGAATTCGGGGAGCGACCCGAGGTGTTGGGTATTGCGGGGTGGTTTGCTCTAGGTACGCGAGATTATGCAGGCGCGGTCACGAGTCTGTCGGCTGCCCGCGCCCAGAAGCCGGATACGGAGCTCACCCTTCTGCTGGTCCGGGCGCTGTGGGCGCAAGAAAAGCACGATGAGGCGATTGAGGTTATGCAACGTTGGTTGCAGACGCATCCACAGGATTTGGCGGTGCTGATGCACTTGGCCGGGGGGTATCTGACCCTCAAGCGCAACGAAGAGGCCCTGGCTACCTATGCCCAGGTGGTGGAACACTACCCCAACCATGTGCCGGCGCTGAACAACCTTGCTTGGCTGAGCCAGGATCGGGAGCTGAAGCAGGCTATTGAATACGCTAAGCGCGCCCGGCAAGCATCGCCGAACGATCCTTACGTGCAAGATACGCTGGGCATCTTGTTGGTGAAGAACGGCGACACCCTCTACGGAGCCGAATTGATCCGCAGCGCGGCGGAGCAGCTTCCGGAGGATCCGCAGATCCAATTGCACTTCGGGCGCGTCCTGGTTCAGCAGCAGCAAAATGTCAAGGCGCGGGAAGTCTTGGAGCGGTTGATTGAGAAAGCGCCTGACTCGGAGCCGGCTAAAGAGGCCAAGATGCTGCTTGAGTCGCTGCCGCCGATGGAGGATTAGGATACAATATAATCAACTTTTTATATCAGGTTATAATGGGGCAGTGGATTTCCATCCGCTGCCCATTATCATGCCCGCGCAGCGCCTGACTGCGACAACACAACCATCAGATTATAAATAAATTATACCTGCTACTGAGTATCCTGCCTTGCTCAACAACCGCCAGCTGAAGGCTGGTATGTTGAAGCTCAGCGGGCTAATGCCAAATGAAGGGAAGTAACAGAATAAAAGACATCAGTCGTACACCTCTTTGGAGCTACCGGTATTCGCCTGTTATGTTATGCTAAAGTGGTTCTGGAAAACAATAAGTTCGGGTGGAACGAATGGGAACTAGCTCATCTTTGTTAGTGTGTGTTTTAATCTCTTACGGGTCTAATTCCCCGCAGCTTGCTATGTACCATCTCGCTTTTGATACCCCGCAGCTTGCTGCGGGGTCTTTCATTAAAATGAAAGGTATTCGTTTTGGCTCAATATGGATTCCAGGCTGTTGAAGATGGCTCGCCCTGCCAAGGGACAGGAGCTACACTGAAGAGGTTTTGAACCGCCGCGCTCCAGGTTTCCCGTCGATGATCAACCTTCAGAATCTACTGGACGATGTCCGGTGTTACGAAACGGTCCGCCAACTGCGCTGGCCCGATGGGGTTCACTGCCCCCATTGTGGGGCGGCGAACATGACGAAGCAGGGTCACGACACGACCCAACCGGCGCGACAGAAATATCGGTGTGCCGGGTGCCATCGCTCTTTTGACGATCTAACCGGGACGGTGTTGGCCGGCCACCACCCGCCGTTACGAATTTGGATATTATGTTTATATTTTATGGGTTTGAACTTATCTAATGCCCAGATTGCCCAAGAGTTGGCGTTGAATCCGGACGACGTGCAGCGGATGACCGAGCAACTGCGCCAAGGTATCGTCGCCCGCCAACCCGAACCCACCTTGGCGGGGGAAGTGGAATGCGACGAGGTCTATATGGTGGCCGGGCATAAAGGGCATCCGGACGCGGTGAAAAAAAAGGCCGCCGCGGGCGGCGTCGCCGGCTGAAGGGGGCACGGGGTCGAGGCACCCTGGAGCAGGAAAAGCCGCCGATTCTCGGCATGATTGAGCGCGGCGGCGCGGTGGTCGTCCGGATGCTGGATAATGTCCAGCAAGCGACCATCCAACCGCTCCTTCAGACTTTCATCGCCCCGGGAACCCGGGTGTATACCGATGAATATGCAATCTATAACCCATTGAAGGATTGGGGCTTTGATCATCATACGGTGTGTCACAGCCGGGGTGAATACGCCCGCGACGACGATGGCGATGGCTTCCATGAGATTCATGTTAATACCGCTGAGGGTTTCTGGTCCCTGTTGCGTTCCTGGTTGCGACCCCATCGAGGAATTTCGCAAGAAAAGCTGCCGCTCTACCTGGGCTTCTTTCAGTTCGTGCATAACCGTCCGCATTCGGGGCAAAGGCTTGCTCAGACCTCTCTTGGAACTGCTGGTCGCCTAACAACGCCAACTGACTGGAATCCATATTGAGCCTTCGTTTATGCACGGATACCCTCTACTCATGGATTAAAGCATCTATGACGCCATATCAATGTTCCTGGGTGAGAATATGGAATAGTCTGGCGAATTTATTGCCTAGGCACATGAGTTCTCAGCTATTTTCCAGCGATGCGCTAATGCAGTCAGCACAAAAAGCTGCTGGATATTCTGATTTTGGCTGCACTACTTTCCTAGAACCGCTTCAAAAATTTTTAGAAGCATTGGAAGAAACTGGTGACTTACATCCTTTTGGAAGATTTTATGTAAAAAAAGTGATCACTGGGCTTCTGGTTCATCGGTTAAGGCTTACAGCCCTTTGGCAAGGTCATCCCCAGATATTTGATGAAACCATACGCAAGCCGATTATCATTCTCGGGTTACCGCGCACTGGCACATCGTTTCTATTTAATCTGCTTGCTCAAGACCCAGATCATCGGTTTCTATCGAATTGGGAGGCTACTATATCTCAAGTTCCCCCAGAAGGGAGCTATGTCTTTCAAAGCGACCCGCGACGGAAACAAGCCATGACGCTCATGAAATTACAAGACCGTCTGGCCCCAAACTTGAAGCATATACACACGTTTTATCTCGACGGTCCTGAAGAGTGTACTCCCCTTCTCCTGCAAGGGTTCACAACGCTGGCGCTCGTTGGTATGTTTAATGTCCCTCGCTATTCACTGTGGCTTGATACAGCATCACATCTTTCCACATACCATCACTACAAACGTATACTGCAAACTCTACAGTGGAAATACCCTGGAGAGAGATGGTTAGTGAAATCACCTGCTCATATCGAGGCTATAACAGCGATCCTGGACGTTCTCCCGGATGCATGCATTGTTCAGATGCATCGAGATCCAGTGAAGTCCATACCATCTTATGCAAGCCTTTGTGCGACATTTCGCGGCATTTACATGCAGCATATCGATGTTGAGGCATTGGGTTCTCAAGTCTTGACTCGCCTCGCTGCTGATTACGATAACTATTTAATACAGCGCCAGCAGTGTGACTCATCAAGATTCATGGATGTGCAGTACCATGAACTTATAGATGATCCATTTGGAACGGCATGTCGTATATATGAGCGGTTTGATTTGCAACTTTCGGCGGAAGCCGAGAAAAACATGGGTGCCTTTCTAGCCAAACAGCCCAAGGAGGGGAGTGCTCACAGGTACCGCCCCGAGGATTTTGGGCTCTCGCATCAACAGATTCGTGATCATCTGCGCGACTATATCCTTGCTTTTAATGTACCTGATGAGATTTAGTTGAAAACGGTTCAATAGTTAGGCAGCTAGCTTGGTCTTTTTTTTACTCAATAAAGATAAGGTAAATGGTTGTGAAGCATG includes these proteins:
- a CDS encoding sulfotransferase, with translation MTPYQCSWVRIWNSLANLLPRHMSSQLFSSDALMQSAQKAAGYSDFGCTTFLEPLQKFLEALEETGDLHPFGRFYVKKVITGLLVHRLRLTALWQGHPQIFDETIRKPIIILGLPRTGTSFLFNLLAQDPDHRFLSNWEATISQVPPEGSYVFQSDPRRKQAMTLMKLQDRLAPNLKHIHTFYLDGPEECTPLLLQGFTTLALVGMFNVPRYSLWLDTASHLSTYHHYKRILQTLQWKYPGERWLVKSPAHIEAITAILDVLPDACIVQMHRDPVKSIPSYASLCATFRGIYMQHIDVEALGSQVLTRLAADYDNYLIQRQQCDSSRFMDVQYHELIDDPFGTACRIYERFDLQLSAEAEKNMGAFLAKQPKEGSAHRYRPEDFGLSHQQIRDHLRDYILAFNVPDEI